The Quercus robur chromosome 7, dhQueRobu3.1, whole genome shotgun sequence genome has a segment encoding these proteins:
- the LOC126691949 gene encoding uncharacterized protein LOC126691949, protein MEVTNFSPIIPRPYPWLIICDGKNQERQTLVNISDNHFKSMTIPEMRNKSICTSTKEWLVLKDLDSMDLCLMNLTSKEVVQLPRLESTITTDICILSSPESGSSHDCHVMFIDGLTFYFCQPGDKKFSEQVFEFDLEGRLMWIPTATMFRGKVYFLTIISEGPNELFTAEFVNSSLHFTKFTSKNLPVPLPPEIVDYLVESSGELLFIQKMRGGWNFNKILGFSIFRMDFSSQMWVQVNNIRGQTIFLSQPYGLKHKAISCFAREKGIRKNSIYFTKCSDRYIYIFDLEDHSISKSLSCPIVSKHNSRLDWVMIP, encoded by the coding sequence ATGGAAGTTACGAATTTTTCTCCTATTATTCCTCGACCATATCCTTGGCTTATAATTTGTGATgggaaaaatcaagaaagacAAACTTTGGTTAACATATCGGACAATCATTTTAAGTCAATGACAATTCCTGAGATGCGTAATAAATCAATATGCACTAGCACAAAGGAATGGTTGGTGTTGAAAGATCTTGACTCAATGGATCTTTGCCTTATGAATCTTACTTCTAAAGAGGTGGTGCAGCTCCCACGTTTGGAATCTACTATTACAACGGATATTTGTATTCTATCATCACCAGAAAGTGGATCTAGCCATGATTGTCATGTGATGTTCATCGATGGTTTGACATTCTATTTTTGTCAACCTGGAGATAAGAAATTTAGTGAACAagtgtttgaatttgatttggaaGGTAGGTTGATGTGGATACCTACAGCTACAATGTTTAGAGGGAAGGTTTACTTTTTGACAATTATTTCGGAAGGACCTAATGAATTGTTTACCGCTGAATTTGTGAATTCAAGTCttcattttacaaaatttacaaGCAAAAACCTTCCTGTGCCGTTACCTCCAGAAATAGTTGATTATCTTGTAGAATCTAGTGGTGAGCTCTTATTTATTCAAAAGATGAGGGGTGGATGGAATTTTAACAAGATTCTTGGTTTTTCCATTTTTCGAATGGATTTTTCAAGTCAAATGTGGGTGCAAGTGAACAACATAAGAGGGCAGACTATCTTTCTTTCTCAGCCTTACGGTTTAAAACATAAGGCTATATCTTGCTTTGCAAGAGAAAAGGGAATAAGAAAAAACTCAATCTATTTTACAAAGTGTTCTGATaggtatatttatatttttgaccTAGAAGATCATAGTATTTCGAAGTCATTATCTTGTCCAATTGTAAGCAAACATAATTCAAGACTTGATTGGGTTATGATTCCTTAa